From Microplitis mediator isolate UGA2020A chromosome 11, iyMicMedi2.1, whole genome shotgun sequence, one genomic window encodes:
- the LOC130677083 gene encoding polycomb group RING finger protein 3 encodes MVLTGAMERRIKLKTLNSHITCKICRGYLIDATTVTECLHTFCKSCLVKHLEEKHTCPTCQIVIHQSHPLQYISFDRTMQDIVYKLVPDLQENEIKREREFYRARGLPCPKDVLPNAGDVEDEKASADAHAEADYHRADEQVNVCLECISSNLKTLKRRFIRCSAQATITHLKKFIAKKVLNGLEKYRDIDILCNDELLGKDHTLKFVYVTRWRFRDPPLRLQYRPRIDI; translated from the exons ATGGTGCTCACAGGTGCCATGGAaagaagaataaaattaaaaacacttAATAGCCACATAACTTGTAAAATATGTCGTGGTTATTTAATTGACGCAACAACAGTTACCGAGTGCCTGCATACTTTTTGTAAAAGTTGTCTAGTTAAACATTTGGAGGAAAAACACACATGTCCAACATGCCAAATAGTTATACATCAGTCACATCCATTACAGTATATAAGTTTTGACAGGACAATGCAAGATATTGTTTACAAACTTGTTCCTGATCTGCAAGAaa ATGAGATAAAAAGAGAACGTGAGTTTTATCGAGCACGTGGGCTGCCGTGTCCGAAAGATGTGTTACCAAATGCTGGTGATGTTGAAGATGAAAAAGCCTCGGCGGACGCACATGCCGAGGCTGATTATCATCGTGCTGATGAACAAGTAAATGTTTGTCTTGAGTGTATtagtagtaatttaaaaacactAAAAAGAAGATTCATAAGATGTTCAGCACAGGCTACGATAacacacttaaaaaaatttattgccaaAAAAGTTCTAAATGGATTGGAAAAATATCGTGat attgaCATTCTGTGTAATGATGAACTATTAGGTAAAGATCATACATTAAAGTTTGTCTACGTAACACGATGGAGGTTTAGGGACCCACCATTAAGATTACAATACCGACCAAGAATAGATATTTAA
- the LOC130678016 gene encoding R3H and coiled-coil domain-containing protein 1, with product MSLQDSLFAEQVEYDVTLFAKNTTHKRVIIFPPVNNYRRFLIHSIVQDNFKNLSTFSIGQGYDRRTVVCFKSDLIRDLKLNGVQSSNKTEPRTCNSNMGVEGPLTSIENSKQKPVKSAPAVEIYRPPAARRLQTPTTSSETSSQAKTKQRRPDRAVYVPKQRRSVDGDTTSQNESPAQPKNNSRRSKGSVDPQPLESSDEGSRNSVDVEIKNYANAETRDIIYEQVTDCVVTNTDDLDVEKVQVEVEVESVVNSNGVGHCKSDECSEHSTDVYVDKLNVKSDLDNQECVSKTRNLVSDVLIISTCDTQSAIVNKNEDVKEENNILSNVSPLRSPEKKPKKVARAKSKPASPPSPQVKINRDECDWDSLFDDNGECLDPTLIEELSAAVGEVTIEQPKNDYKAFSRPVEVSNDEFGHVIEIYNFPSDFKTSDLATVFSPFKNGGFELKWVDDTHCLGVFSSPLVAAEVLASDHAFVKTRPLSEATALSRTKAKRSAEFLQPYRSRPETCAALARRLVTGALGVRLATARQEREHEKVVLREAKERRRLANKQREDAWEGIIAQK from the exons ATGAGTCTTCAAGACAGTCTTTTTGCAGAACAAGTCGAATACGACGTGACATTATTCGCCAAAAATACAACACACAAGAG AGTTATCATTTTCCCGCCAGTTAATAATTACCGGCGATTTTTAATTCACTCAATAGTccaagataattttaaaaacttgagtACATTTTCCATTGGACAGGGATACGACAGACGAACTGTTGTTTGTTTCAAATCTGATTTAAtaag agatttaaaattgaatggTGTCCAATCGAGTAACAAAACCGAGCCCAGAACTTGTAACTCTAACATGGGAGTCGAAGGACCTCTAACGtctattgaaaattctaaacaaaaaccag ttaaatCAGCGCCAGCTGTGGAAATTTATCGACCCCCAGCTGCCAGAAGATTGCAAACTCCCACTACCTCTTCAGAAACTTCATCGCAAGcgaa gacGAAACAAAGGCGACCTGATCGAGCTGTTTACGTACCGAAGCAACGGCGAAGCGTTGACGGGGACACGACCTCACAAAATGAAAGTCCAGCTCAgccaaaaaataattcacgTCGATCCAAGGGGTCCGTGGACCCACAGCCTCTGGAGTCGAGTGATGAAGGCTCGAGAAATTCAGTCGatgtagaaattaaaaattatgctAATGCGGAAACTCGAGATATTATTTATGAGCAAGTGACGGACTGTGTCGTAACAAACACAGATGATCTAGATGTGGAAAAAGTACAAGTAGAAGTAGAAGTTGAGTCAGTAGTTAATTCAAATGGTGTAGGGCATTGTAAGTCCGACGAGTGCAGCGAGCACTCAACGGACGTTTATGTTGacaaattaaatgttaaaagtGATTTAGATAATCAGGAATGTGTTAGTAAGACTAGAAATTTAGTGTCTGATGTTTTGATAATATCGACATGTGATACCCAGAGTgcaattgttaataaaaacgAGGATgttaaagaagaaaataatattttatcaaatgttTCACCGCTGAGATCACCGGAAAAGAAACCGAAGAAAGTTGCCAGGGCTAAGAGTAAACCGGCATCTCCTCCATCGCCTCAGGTTAAAATAAACCGCGACGAGTGCGACTGGGACAGTCTTTTTGATGACAATGGCGAGTGTTTAGATCCCACATTAATTGAAGAg ttgTCTGCAGCAGTTGGAGAAGTGACAATAGAGCAGCCAAAAAACGACTACAAAGCATTTAGCAGACCTGTTGAAGTGTCTAATGACGAATTTGGACATGTTATAGAAATTTACAACTTTCCATCCGACTTCAAGACAAGTGATCTTGCAACTGTATTCAGTCCTTTCAAGAATGGAGGCTTTGAACTCAAGTGGGTCGATGACACTCACTGTCTTGGTGTATTTAGCAGTCCGCTTGTTG ctgcCGAAGTACTGGCGTCAGATCACGCGTTTGTCAAAACACGTCCGCTGAGTGAGGCAACGGCATTGAGTAGAACAAAAGCTAAAAGAAGCGCTGAATTTTTACAGCCATACAGAAGTAGACCTGAAACATGTGCCGCGCTCGCGAGACGTCTTGTTACTGGAGCTCTCGGCGTTAGATTGGCAACCGCTAGACAAGAAAGAGAACACGAGAAAGTTGTATTGCGTGAAGCTAAGG aacgACGAAGATTAGCCAATAAACAGCGTGAAGATGCTTGGGAAGGTATAATCGCCCAAAAATGA